AGGCATTCGATAAGTTTGATGACTCCGGAAAAGGCCTCATCCCTGCACACGAGGCTGTGGTTGCTCTCTATGCTCTTGGATACGATGTAGGCAGCGCGGAGCTCCAGAAGCTGCTGCAAGAGGTGGGCGCTACCGGCGCTGAGTCAATCGACTTCAATGACTTCTACAGCGTTCTAGTGCTGAAGATGACCAAACCAGAGACCAAGAATGAGTCGGTGCGTGCCTTTAAACAGATGGACCGAGATGACAAGGGGTACATCGGCCTCGACGACCTGCGCTCCATGGCTGACGCACTGCATATGAACATGACAGACGACGAGCTGTCCGAGATGATCCAGTTCGCACGCTCTGTTGGGTACCACGCCCCCACACAAGGACAGTCAGAGTTCGACGCAAGAGATGCGCTGGCAGTCTCAGAGGCTGAGTACTTGCGTTTGATGAAGCGAGCCAACGTTTACTGAATGAGCtgaggagggagagtgaAGAGGACCAAGCCTCTCGACAAACTTGTGCGGTCGCTCGAATTGCGCCTGCGCCCTTAGCACCCTGCGTGCAGTTTCCATGTctgctggcggagctgctgttgTGCAGGGCGAGaaagccaaaaaaaaaatcgaaAGGGGTGGGCCAGTGCAATGATGAGCGGACTGGCTAACAACGCTTCTCTTCGATGCATGACCGCATAGAAGGACAGCATGCAAAGCTGGTGAGCTCCCCCGTCATGTACACTATAACGCGAGCTAGGCTTTGATGTGTGAGCAACAAAGAAACaaagcgaagagaaaaaataTGCTACATCAAGCGTTTGGAGCTTATGGAGCCACCAGCTCTGAGTACAGTGTCACACTCCTCCTTGTGTGTCTTGTGTTCTACTCCAAGCGACGTGGCTCTCAGCAGCCTGTCGCTGACGCTTGGTCAGAGGGTAGACCCCGAGTAATTTCAGCAAGACTGGCGAGAGTTAGAGAGGgcgcggggggggaggaacaGAGGAGAACgttgctctttctcttgcgACACTTCACTCCAGCTGAGGTATGCgatggggaaggggaagtCATATTTGTCTCTGCTTCTTTCGTCAATTTTGTGAAACAAAGATGAGGTCCACCTACGATGTCCTTGCGATGCTATGACGGTGGGCACTTTgtcctttccttttcacaGATCCCTGattcacccccttcccctttaTGCCTCTTTTCGCCTGCCCTGGTTGCCTTCTCTGCTGttctctcctcgctctcttgcgTTGACGTTGGCCCACTAACGAGGCGtgtgtcttcctcttcaGTGTTATGTTTGGTCCcacttctctcttgttcACGCTTTCCTTCTTTGTCGGCTCGCGCTTGCACATTTGACGGTGGCACCAACCGCCCCTTTCTTCACAATCATTGCGGGAATGAGTGGAAGAGACAGTAGAAAGCGATCCCTCTCCTCACAACAGAGGAGGCGGGGTTGTGTTGTGGTACACAATTGCATACTTCAGCAGAGGGAGCGGTCTATTCCATCTTCACCGacgtgtgggtgtatgcCGATGGAACGACACAGAAGTTCGTGCGACTAACTGACACTAAAAAGACCGGGTCTACCGCTTCTACACCCCTCACGCACTCTTTGCATATCGGTCGCCGTGCTCATTAATACCCCTCGCTTATCCAAGCACCCCATTGGACACACCTGCATCGAGGCGTGCTGCCTCAGTACCGTGCAGTCTTCCGACTTGCTAGTATCTAGCACCGGCAGCATGTTCACCTTTGGCGTTTCTTCCTACTTCCTGTGGACCCAGAAGGGGCAGACAGTGCTGCCGCTTGTGCGGGGGAGCGGGTTTCTTTTAGCCTTTCAACAACTGAACACCTTCTACAGTTATCATGTCATGTCCGCTGCTCACGTCACTTGCCCCGTCAAGTACCGGAAGCTCTACGGGGACACCGTTGGGCTCAAGGCAATCGGAGAGCGGCACATTAGCACCCGCCTGCTCATACCAGATGAAGCAACACGTAAAGTGCGATCATCTTTCGAGCTGGAGTTCAGACAGCAGTACATGCCGAACACTGATGTTGCTTCACTGCGTCTGTGTAGGGAGAAGCAGTTCAAGGAGACCATACAGTCGCCACAGGATAGCAGTGCCGGCACCACATCTCCGCTGGAGGTAATCGAGCCAGATCTGGATCCCatcgaggagggggatgagcTTATCTTGTGCGGAGTGCatacggaggaggagcgagcaAACCCAAACGACGACGGACTGATGCTTACCCCCATGCGTTTGGCAGCCACGTGTAAGGCGGCTCTCTTGTCGCTTGACTACGGTATCGTTCTGTTAGCCTCCATCGATGGCCCAGCCGAGGAGGtaagaaggagcagcagcggcagcgcggttTCTGCCAGCAGCTCAGTCACAGTACCTCCGCTTTCCTTGAGCATGTGCGGCGGTCCGGTGCTTCGCCGTTCCTCAGGAAGGTGCGTTGGTGTGATTGCGGCGCGGGTTATGAAGAACGCGCCACCGCGCGATCCGCAAGCTGTCTCACTCTACCAGGACCCATATCTGGACATCTCCGAGCACATCGCCTTACACACGCACTGGCCGCTGGATGTTGCGTTTGTGCCTATAGGTGAGTTCTACGACGCTCTCCGTCGCTGCGAGATGTagggagagaagcggcggtgatggtgtgtctccctctcaACCTGTGCGTAAACTGTGTGTCTCTGGGCGCAGTACCCCACCGCTGACGCCCACACCACTTTTTCTTCCACTGTTTGCGGCTCTGCGGCTCGATTTACCACACGAATGCctacgcacgcacaggtgGGTTCCTGGCGTACACGTGCATCTTTTGATAAAGTTATTCCTGTTACTGCACACGCCAGACCACACACGCGGGCGATCCACTTCTCTTGCTCTCATGCATGAGTGGTGCTTCCTGTtccgctttttttcttctcttcgcgTTTGTTTTGGTGGTACCCAGAGGCACAGCCACCGCATCACCACACCATCATTTTCAactcccctttctctctttgtggaGTCCAGCCAGGGGGGGgatcaaaaaaaaaaaacacatgAATACCCCTCGTTTTTTCCCATTCCCAAATACTCTTCCTTCTATTGCTCTGGTGTCTTGCGGCGGCACGAGGGGCCCTTGCAGCGCACAAAAGGGGTGCCGGCAGGGGCGCACAAGTGCCGACCACCCGATCTCTGACTCTCTTGGTGTGACTCTTGACTGTGTGTCTGTATGAggagtgaaggagaggggctgCAGCTGGATCAAAGCCCTCAGCGCAGTTCTCCGCACTtcgcttctcccttttccctcttccctttccttcccgCTTTTGTTGTTTCTCGAGAAAAGAGGCGCCCTGATGTCGGGTGgacacctcagtgcgtggcatcagGCCCCAGTAAACCGATCTGTGGGGAGGCCAGGCAGCCCCTATGCCTGCCAATGCggaggcactgctgctggtggtggtggcagggtcAGGCATCAAAGGCCCTGACAAAGTCAGAGCAgcgtatcgctgctgatgccggcggtccGGTCCTCGACGGTGTGGCGTTGGAGCGACCTGCCCCAGCAAACAGGTCTGCGCCATTCATATGATCGGCAGCGTGTtggcgtgactcgagcgtgtcCCACCCAgtctctcgctgcctgctggtgtggggaggccgagCGTCACCCCCCGGGGGATGCCCCGAGAGGCGACCGGCATGATGGGAGCGGCCGTGAGTCGACTCGCGAGGCGGAGGGTAGGGTCGAGTTCGTGTCTGCGGCCGTGCTCGGATGGCTGGGTCGTCGCACTGCTCTACTGCGCGTCTAGCGCGGcatcgcaccacgcgattgGACCTGCGATGGGCTGGTGGCCGAGTGGGGTTGAGGAGTGCACGCTGTGTGGCAGAGAATGGCCacgctgaagaagaaaaagcaaTTCGGATGTGTCTTCTGCTTGTTTGAATGCGctttttgctgttgttgctcgAGAGCCGCGTTGCTGCTCTTATTTTCTCAGAATTTCTCTCAGTGCGCACCTCGCCCACTCCTTCCTGCACTCACTACCTTTCTCTCCCTATCTCCACACTGGTTTCCCGCTGATATGCTCTATCTCCTCCTTGTCCTACATTGTACCCACGCTCATACCCGTGCGTTCGTCTGCGCACATTCGAAAAGAATTCCAAGTCATCCCCCACCCGTGCAGACACATCCACCCAAGGCTGGACGGAGGCCTTGCAgtgtttccctttttttctttttttttcgctgttATACTCGACACAGAGAACACGAAATGGTGAAAGCGACCCCCGGGGCGGAGAACATCCGCGTCGTCATCCGCTGCCGCGACATTCTCCCGTACGAGGCGGAGCGCGGTGACAAAGCGCTCGTTCGGCTCGACCTGGCGACCAaccaggtggtggtgcgacACCCCATTGGGGACTCTGACGTGTTTGCGTTCGACGCTGTCTACAACAACTCCTTCACCCAGCGCGACATCTtcctgcaggaggtgcagccACTGGCggacgcggtgctgcaagGCTACAATGCCACTGTCTTCGCCTACGGTCAGTCCGGCTCCGGTAAGACGCACACAATGACGGGTAAGCTGAGTCAGCGGGACATGTGGGGTATGATGCCACAGGTAGTAGACTACCTCTTTTGTGAAATCAAGAAACTCACGTCGTCCACAAAGACCTTCAAGGTGAGGGTGTCCTATGTAGAACTGTACAACGGCAAGTCGCGCGACTTGCTCGCCTCGAGGCAGGTAAACCTGGAGATTAAGCAAAACATGTTGAAGAACTTTTACGTTAAGGGTGCGGTGATGCCAGAGGTGACTAGCTTTGAGGAGGCCATCAAGTGGTTCAACGCCGGTACCGAGAGGCGGCAGACGGCCTCGACGGATCTCAACGACACAAGCAGCCGCAGTCACTCTCTCTTCACAGTGCAGATTGAGAACTTCGACTTTGAGAACGACCCGAGCTCGCCGATCGTCATGACGAGCAAGATCAATGTGGTCGACTTGGCCGGATCGGAGAAGCTTAGCAAGACGAATGCAACTGGCGAGACAGCGAAAGAAGGTTGCAACATCAATTTGTCCCTGTCCGCGCTGGCCACGGTGATTGACACAATCGTGAAGGGAGCAAAGCACATCCCGTACCGCGGATCGCCGCTGACGATGCTGCTGAAGGACTCGTTGGGCGGCAATGCCAAGACAGTTATGTTCGCGAACATCGGCCCGTCCGATAAGAACCTGTCCGAGACGATTTCGACCCTCCGGTTTGCACTGCGCGCGAAGCAGATCGAGAACAAGCCCATCAAGAACATGGACCCGAAAGATGCCCGCATCCAAGACCTGATGGAGCAGATAGAGGAGCTTAAGAAGCGGCTGGGCAACGTGGACCTGAATGTGGAGGA
The nucleotide sequence above comes from Leishmania braziliensis MHOM/BR/75/M2904 complete genome, chromosome 32. Encoded proteins:
- a CDS encoding putative centrin, which translates into the protein MSAAAKKGPHARTSKAAKANTVCTAPGTGARHSAASSAFTPAALLEVPLEYKQQLRQAFDKFDDSGKGLIPAHEAVVALYALGYDVGSAELQKLLQEVGATGAESIDFNDFYSVLVLKMTKPETKNESVRAFKQMDRDDKGYIGLDDLRSMADALHMNMTDDELSEMIQFARSVGYHAPTQGQSEFDARDALAVSEAEYLRLMKRANVY